One genomic window of Mercenaria mercenaria strain notata unplaced genomic scaffold, MADL_Memer_1 contig_3018, whole genome shotgun sequence includes the following:
- the LOC128552671 gene encoding uncharacterized protein LOC128552671 — translation MPFIWDDPTNPEEVGQLAVDLGNGAVRGKLTEMPQVPLTGCLVTANFDLTSVARYSSRLCILKMNPKVGPKQPGVASELEALAVSASAALPILLQTVYTMTPGEIHATTRTLMDTVPCDLRVVEGLSVPLTAAKKLLERAGRSELLPDVQVYLEQVLFPYISDTMPGSDSVPNIIIEKMLNYEDQIFQNTDLKGDEIRVIRAFLVEVLMSREGVEEVVEEAGVNIAGDENIVTEAATDAVSPELQIQRR, via the exons ATGCCTTTCATCTGGGACGACCCTACCAATCCAGAAGAAGTCGGACAACTGGCTGTTGATCTTGGCAATGGTGCAGTGAGAGGGAAACTGACTGAAATGCCGCAGGTCCCACTTACCGGTTGTCTGGTGACAGCCAATTTTGATCTCACTTCAGTTGCAAG GTATAGCAGCAGGCTCTGCATCTTGAAGATGAACCCAAAAGTTGGCCCAAAACAACCAGGGGTAGCGAGTGAATTAGAGGCCCTAGCAGTGTCTGCGTCAGCTGCGTTGCCCATTTTATTACAGACTGTGTACACAATGACACCAGGGGAGATACACGCAACCACACGAACATTAATGGACACCGTGCCATGTGACCTCCGTGTGGTGGAAGGTCTGTCAGTGCCACTGACAGCCGCGAAGAAG ttacttGAGAGAGCAGGAAGATCTGAATTACTTCCGGATGTACAAGTGTACCTGGAGCAAGTTCTGTTTCCGTACATCAGTGATACCATGCCTGGTAGTGACAGTGTGCCCAACATTATTATTGAGAAGATGTTAAACTATGAGGACCAG ATCTTCCAGAACACTGACTTGAAAGGCGATGAGATCAGGGTCATCAGGGCATTCCTCGTGGAAGTCT TGATGTCCAGGGAAGGTGTTGAAGAGGTGGTAGAGGAAGCTGGTGTAAACATTGCAGGAGATGAAAATATAGTCACTGAAGCTGCCACGGATGCAGTCAGTCCAGAGTTACAAATTCAGAGAAGG